CTCcaaaacgacgatacatgacaGAGACTGGGAGCCTGATTATAGTTTCACACTGCAATGGCACTTAGGTTGCTAGCTAGTAATGACTACTAGTGTGAATAGTGACATGCAATTCTGGCTAGCTTAGCTTGAGTCTGAAGGACACAGCTAATCACCAGATGAGAAGAGCACACAGAAGGTCCGCTAGGTGCCCCAAAAGGCGCCAAATGAAAGAGATGGAAACAGTTATTGTTACTGGCCAAAAGTGGATCGGAGTATACCAATATGTAGCCATCGCCAGAATACATGGAGAATAGACAAACAATTAGTTAATAagttccctccgttccaaattataagacatcccaaaaattttggagagtcaaaagcaatctcaagtttgaccaaaattataaaaaaaaatataaaaatttatgatatcaaattgatatactataaaaatataactaataaagattctaatggtacttattttatataataaatattattattttattatataaatttggtcaaacataaaaaaatttgactctccaaaattgttggaatgtcttataatttagaacgaatGGAGTATATACAGAGAGAAACAGCTAGCGACCTTTACGGAAACATTAGTGGTTGACTACCGTACCATCGGATTGAATGTGTGGCGGTGATTAAATTGTATTTAACCTCAAATCTACAAACATTAGTGGTTGACTACCGTACCATCGGATTTGTACCACTGGAGTATAAAAGAGTGTAGCCATGTTGCTGCGATGGCGCTTATACATTATCGCCATTGATGACCATCATATTTCCTCTAAGGCCGCCTCCAGTGGTGCTGACGACTTCATCAGCCGACTTGGTGCGCGTGCTACCACACTCTAGGAAGACGCACCACGAGCTAGCGGTAAGTTTCTCGCTAGCGAAGGATTTCCGTCGTTCCTCTCTCCGCCAGCTTAGTGTAAGCAAGCGATATCGATGGCCATTGGACAAGGCCTAAGACGACGTGGTTTTTCATAAAACTACGTTTTGCTACTTCTACACCCATCGGGTTGCTCTGATATGCTTTGGGTTTTCCACCGTCAGATATTAAATGATTAAAACTATTTGGAAGAGTACAGTAGATAAATCGATGGGATGAGCCATTAGAATTGTTGTAGTGTGAATATTAATCTGGATTCTCCATATCAGTAGCTGGAAATGGACTGGGAAGGACTCTTCACTGCATATTAGAATCCATGAAAGTTCTCATTATTATTAGGTCTAGTTTAAGGAAAGAGATTCAATTGAAAACTGATGCAAATTGATTTCACTGCACAGTAAAACCCCTTTTCTATCTCCTCATTTTCATGCTAGCAGCTTAAATGCAGTACCTGAGATCATATCATGGCATATATACCTTGACATTGTGTCAAGCAAGAACAGTAAAGGGTGCAGTTTGCACCGAGGTTAGACATGTGAGGCGataaataaaattatttttcttgcAGAGGTATTTACAACTTAAGGGTCCATATATAGGAGATATTATCTATTTCATCTTTGATAGATAATGTGTAGAGAACTACAATTTGGGTTGTTATCACCGtcacatcttgatcaagcaagTGTTTAATTTAATAAGACGACTTATGAGGTTCATACTATGCCTTATCCCCAAATAAATTAACATGTGATTTTGTTCTGTAGTGTTGAATCTTCGATATCTCGTTGTAAATTACATCACCTGCCCGAGCACCTCTATGTTGCACACTTAATTGGCTGCTTTGTGCACGATGATGAGCCAAGAAACATATACTTAAGTTTTAAAAGTATAATTTCATATGCAAACGATGGATGAACACCACCGGCATTGAGGATAAGACGACAGATATACGGTCCCATCGGGTTACAAGAACAAAGTAATGTACGTTAGTCAAAAAGGTACAAATCAAACAAGTGAAACAACCTCACGTTGTGACATATACGCACGTATTTTAATTTACATGAACGTCATTTTTATACCTCTGATCAGGTGGAGTTCCATGTGCGTAAAAATCTTTTCTTGTTCCTAGTTTTTGCTCCATAAATGTTGTTGTTTTGCAATAGTCTAGTATTTATCGTTTCATGTATTTTTGTTTGCTCCAGAAATGTTGTTTGTTGAAAAATCTGTAGTGTACTGTTTGGACTATACCATTCTTGTGTTAACTATTATCAGCTAGCGTTGAGAACCATTAGTGATAACTATCATCACAAAAAATTATCGTTGTAGAGACAATGATAAATGTTCCAACCTGGGTTGTTGAAAGCAAAGTATTTTAAGAGTAAATAgaaaatattataattttgtGAGATATATAGTTTTGGAAAGCTAACGGACATTTTTGGATGTAACAAACTTTCTTATATCCTGCTGCAAAACCATGcttagaaaaaaaaggaggtgCTGAGTGGACTAGCAAGTCTATAGAACTCCAAAAACATTACAGTTCTAACAATACCTTAGTTTTAAAAAACTAGAAGGTTTGTTGGATCCATAACCTGGTAGCAGTTTCCCATAACAAAAATAGTTTGCAAAGCCAAAGTAATCTTCCAATACTCAAAAGTACTTTGCATCCAAATATGGTATCACTTTGAAACTAAAGTTTTTTGATACCATATTTCTCTAAAACTACAACTTCAGAATAAACCTGTGGGGGAGTTTGCAAAACTCCAAAAAGAAGTACCTGAGTAGAGTttgtaaaattaaaaaaaagagagagtctTAGGAGTATTTAGTTTTTAGAAACTCCACTAGCTAGGGACCTCCCTTTGGAGTTTATTCATACATACCTTACATAGttttctaaaaccttgttataCCTTACATACCTTACAGATGCTCTACTATTTTTATAACCCTAATATTCAAATGTTAAACTATTCAATCTGCAAGCAATCGTTCAAATTTACTGTGACTTATCTATTTGACCTGAATTGAACAATGTGATTTATATCGAAATGCTTCATCACACAATTGAAAAATTAAATAGATTTTTCTTTGCTACTTACGCAATTAAAAATTGATATTGTGAACAACAACAAGCGATCACCCTCTTTgcatactactccctccgttccaaattataggtcatttgaTTTGTTTGACCTCAAGTTTGATcactcgttttattcaaaatgtttatgcaaatatagttaaatttaaatcaatattgaagaacttgtattgataaagcaaaccacaacaaaaaaataatattttgcataaatttttgaataagacgagtgatcaaacttgatgtaaaaaagtcaaacgacctataatttggagcaTATGGAGTATTGCCTAACATTCAATCAATCATTCTATTTGCATACTAGCTAGAACTGAATGCCTAGCATGTTACAGAAAATCCAAAAATTCAAGATCACACAAATTGCGCATACATTAGCTAGCCAAATCCAGATATTGAAGCCGTAAAATACAACTCGGAAACAATTTCGCATGACTATATGCACCAGCCACCAACAGACTATATCTAGACGCGCGCTTGATCGTACCCCTGCGCAGCAGGCTGCGGATACGGCGCTTGCCCGTACCCCTGTGCCGGCCACTGCGGCAGCCCGACGGCGACCCCGGTTTCCGGCGGGTTCTGGCCGTCGGGCTTGGGCTCGCCGGCGCCACCttccaccgccggcgcgcggagcAGGACGCAGGACTTGATCGCGAGCGAGGTGGCGACGAGGCTCAGCACGGCGGCCCTGACGAACACGCCGCCCCTGATGACCAGACACTTCTCGTAGAATGAGCCCGCGAAGGTCGCGCCGCGGGTCCCGGGCGCGTTCAGCTCCGCGCCTCGCCAGTAGAACACCCCAGCGATCACCGCCATTATCCTGCACACATCCATGTAAAAAACCACCCGTTTTTCGTTGATCCGGGAGCAGCAGGTAGCTTGCAGATCGAAAAACAACGCGACGATTGAATCTGGCGCGCGTGAGGACAAATGACTCACCATGAGAGGACGGAGGCGACGACGCCCACGACTCGCCTGGTGGACTTCTTGGACGCGCCGCCCCCTGCTGGccggcagcagccgcagcagccgccggccaccgaggCGACGACCTGGGCCACCGCCAGCAGGAGCATCGCGCCTACCGCCAGCGCGTGGGCGGCGTTGGCCGGGTACACGCAGTCCCTGCCGGACACGTGGATGTCATCCGGCTGCAACACGCGGCATCGTCAATCCATCATCAAAACCTTGCAGATCATATCACTCATGTAGAAAATTAAAGATGGGCATCGTCGTGGTGCTTATACAGTGAGCTTTTTGGCCTCGGCTATGAACCCCAGCACGGCGCTCGTCACGCCAAGCAGCCCCACCACGACGATTAGGGGGACCGTTGCGGCAGCCTCCATTGATGCCATCTGGAGTACGAGAGATATcagagacgacgacgacgaaacTTTTTTATTATCCTCTGTATTGGCTGTGATCAATTATGAATTACGCTCATGTTTATATAGCGAATGTACTTGAAACATGAAACTTGAAAGTGCCGCCTGCAGCTTATGTCACGACAGATATCAGGTGCATTGAACGTACCATCTGGCATGTGCTGGACAATTTCCTGGTATATATGTCGCCGCCTACAGGCAACAGAAGGTTTTGAGTATATAGTATCGCGCCAAAATGGAAAACTCGGCTAACGCCAAGCTAATAACACACTGAAAAGTAGCTCGGTGATCACGCATACCAACTTGTCTTAATTGACATCGATGACGAGCAGACGACGACCGGGTGAGGGAGACCATTGCATTAGGCCAGTCTCAACTTTTAATGGGAGTTTTATGGAGAGTTTTATCACTACCGGAACTGAAAGGAGCGCTCCTGACGGTAAACATGGACCGACGGCAGGCCGGCCCGCTCCCGAGCATCTAGACTAAAACAACCGACATGAACCACTCCCTTCATCCAAATCCTATCCTTAGCATCTCCTCGCCCGCCCCGCCTGCGGCCGCAtctcgcccgcccgcccgcccgccgccgccttcggtggccgccgccggctgcggcgaTGGTCCGGGTAGCGGCAGCGGCCTGCTCGGCTCAGCTCGCCCCTCCCTCGCCCTCCTACCTCTCTCTTCCCCTGCCTTCCACCTCCTCCCGGGCTCCCGGCCACAAACCTCGTCGCCCCTTCACCTCCGCCGGCCACCGGGTCCGGATCCGGCCTTCTCCTCGCCGGATCCGAGGTACCCATGGCCGGATCCAATTAGGGGTCGCGCCGTCCCTGCCGCCGCTTGCCCCATGGGGTGTGCCCCTGGTGGTGGCTGCAGGTTCGTGGCCACCGCTGCCGCCACTCGCCCCGGGTCGCTGCTGCGGTGTAGTTCTCTTTCCATGGCCACCGTCCAGCGACATCCGCACCCCTTTTGTGCAGATCCGAGCTGAAGCAGGCAACCCCTCATTGGATTTCGGTTCCACTCGTCTGGATCGAGCAGAAGCAGGTACTACTGCCATGCCCAAATCATTCTCAAGTAGCTGACATGAATCCCCAAACTGTTCTCAAGTGGCTAACATATGAATAGATCTCTCCAAGAGGCCAACGATCCCTGGTTCAATTTTGGCCATGGTCATAAAGCAGATCCCTTCCTGTCCGGCCCCTCTTATCTTGTGGTTGTTACAATCGTGAAATCAAGGTGGCATCTTTCAATGCCCACTTCTTCTGCAAGGGTCTGTGCAAGGAGTCCCTTGAATGTCCTTTGATTCATGGGTACTTGGAATTCGCAAGGTAAAAAGGAACTACTGATTTCAAGTCATCCTTTTTGCATTGCAAGTGTAGTAGTGTCACTGTAACCTTGAAGAAGTTCATGTATATTAACTGTACATTTTCTTGAAAGAATTATATGCAAGACTAAATATCTATTTGTGACATTTTTAGGTTAAAGATTCAGATACCGGATGAAATAGTACACACAATAATTTGTGATGCCTCAGTTGAGATATTACTAAATGTTCATAGTTGTATGTTATTGTTCTGACTGCATTAAAACATAGGAGTCATTCTGGCTGAGAACTTGCTAAATATTCAATGTTAATTGTGAATGTACACTGGCCTGTTTGATTACCATTATCCTTTTTGATATAGTCATATGGTTTTGTAGGCTGAAAGATACAAATAGCTAGTGCTGACTGCTGAATTATACTAAGATCATGGAGACAACAAGCTCGAGTGTACTTCATTTCACACACTCTCTTCACCTTTTATGTTGCAACATACTCAACTGATTGGTTGTAATTTATTTacagtgctgctgctgctagctagCAACTGAATTGCCTGGAACACTGCATACTATGTGATTGAGGGAAAAGGCTGCGTAGGGAAAGGTACCTTGCTGAAATCTGGAAGGTGAATGACTATTATATCCTGCTATTTCATTATTTAGCTTGTTATAGCTTTAAtgttacaaaactgcatattgtGTGGATTGGGAGAAGTACATATATGATCTGTTCATGCAAATTGTCtaactaatttaatttaatttcagGGCAGCAAGTCGATAGCTGTTGGCACCCTGCAGCAAGAGCGCTTTCCTTCTCATTACTTGATCAGGTAAAAAGACACAATATAATTGAATTGGCCAGATCAGCTTTTGAGATAATACATCAAAGGGATATACTAGCCTTTCATTTAGTAGGTTGGTCTCATTTTTTAATCTTCAGTTAGAGTGGGTTCATCTTAAGTAGTTTTGTTCTGAACCAAACTGAACTCCTGTATGGTTTCtgtgcatattttatttattgttgTGTTCAAGAATTTACAAAGGACAATTTAGGATCAAAAGATTCTAGTAGTGCTTCTTCACGTTGTTCTAAACCAGACTAAGCACGTGTATGGTTTCTACCCATGACTTCGATCATCATTACTATTTAATTTTCAATTCTGACAACTTGCAGATGGGTCACTATATGATTCAGTTAATTTTTTCACTTGGttagttaaaaaaatacaatGAGATGGAGCTAGCAGTAAGTTTCATGATGATTCAGTTCAAGTTCAAGGTGAATTTATGTTGATCTTTGGTTTACTTGACCGAAAATTATATTGAGCTGTCTTATCTAGAAGTTAAGATATCTTGCTGGGAATCCTATATACACTAGGAGCTATAGAAGTTCAAGCAACCTGTAATATGGTGATCTGAAAGAATGTATATTTGGTGGAGTACTCATACAATTTGTCATAAAGACTTTAGATCATTTATTCATTTTATTCCAATAGCTTGATCTATGCCATTTTGATCTATATAATAGCTTGATGGATGTCATTCTGATCTGTATGTAACATGTGTATGGAACTATGAGAAATATTGGTTTTGATGGAGTTATAAGAAATTGCAGTTGCGTGTGCAAATCTGCAtgtgtatattatttttttacctTTATTAGTTGGTTTCCTGACGGTTACCGTCAGGAATTGGTTAACTTTCCTGGATAAGGGATGCTGTCAGGAACTGCCGTCAGGAAAGCATTCCTGTCGGACAAACGTAAGGAGAAACAGACTTTTCCTGACCATGGGCTCCGGTCGGCGTGTTCCTGTCGGTTAGCCGTCAGGAGTTGTACTCCTGACGGTTTTCACCCTGACGGTTTTTGGCCGTTAGGAATTTGCTGTTTTCTGGTAGTGTATAGCATTAATTTGTACATTATATTGACTCTATTTGCTGCAAccagccaacagtgtttttTTCTCACAACAAACCAGCATCAGCCACCAAGCAGAACTTTTCTCACAATAAATCAGTACCAGCCACAGCTAGCCGAACAAAGTGATTACCAATTTTGCTGACATAGAGAGGAGAGAAAAGGagagagtttcatgggatgagaGAAGAGTTTCATCCCTATGAAACTCAGCCATCACAATTACCTAGTTCTCAGTCTTGGTATCAATGTCATGAAACTGTGCATAGAGACTGACCTTATCTGATTATATTAATTATTACATGGATGAAACATATTAGTGGCTACAATAAAGACTAAGATCCTGTTCGGATtcatggactaaactttaggcCTAAAGTTTAGTCCACCAAGAAATATGTAGACTAAAATATCGATTAAAATTTAGTTCCACCCcaactaaagtttagcccatTAGTCCTCAACACCTACCTAATTTGGATTAAATCAATCTGCAAACTGCAAAAGGACCAAACTACCTCTAATTATGTGTATGTAGGCACAACAACATTATAATCCAAGAATAAAAAGggtatttatatatttatatatgtgTCCTGCATGAAGTTTAGTCATGGATCCAAACTCGTATAGACTAAAGTTTAGTTACCTGAGTCACCTAAAATTTAGTTCTAGGTGATCCAAACAGGGTCTAAATTAACAAGAATATAGATGGAGGTGCATCCGTGCATGCATGGTACTGTGCTCTATATTACTCAATCAAACGCAGATGATGAGCGCAGCTAGACTTTGGCTTTGATGTCAACTTGCATAGGCGAGGCATGCAGTTGCCAAGTTAATTTAAGGATAAAACCTGTCCAAGGACAAGCTGATtagccagcggcggcggacgcctTGAGCCAATCGCCATGAAGTCAGTGATCACTCATCAACCCTCTCGCGGTTCATCGGACATTTTTTAACAACTGGTGAACAGCGATGGCATTTTAAACTGTAATTTGCTAGCTATGTAATTTCCTTGCTCTCAAGTAATGAAATTCGGGCAATAGCCAGGTTGGGAAAAAAAACTCTCGCTGTTGGCAAAATTCATTTGCTAGCTAATTGGTCAATTCATCTGCCACTCTGTTACACTCTCTTTTTacctttttctgagattacactCTTTTCACCTGGGTTACATTTTACAGCGATGACAAATTGGCCACATTGCTGCAATAGTTTGGACAGTGGGTCCCCGCTGCGCGGTACCGATGACGACATGCCAAAATTGCAAATCAAGGGAAACGGAAAAGCTTGGGCTGCGAAAGAATACGAGGCCGTGCATCCCGCTACTACGCGGGCCCAGGCCCAGGCCCAGGCCCATCCTGCAGTACTGAACAGGACAGGCAGAACCGGCAAGTCGGCCACCGCCATATGGTCGGGACACGTGCCGGAACATTGAGCCGCCGTGCCGGAACAACATCGGGGATGAGTCGCCGGCGGTTTGGGACGTCAACCAGGACGACGGCCTGGCCCAGGTTGTAAGATACAACACTTCTGAGTTTCAAGATTGAATCCAGGCACAATGGATGGAGTACGGGGTACAAGTTCTGAGTGAGTATAGAATCAAGTAGTTCATCTCTAGTCTAGTACAAAAGCAGAGAGTGGGAGGCAAAAAGGAGGTGCAGACCATCCGTgggtggcggcgcagaggaggtaGAGCTCTGGTTCGCCATGACTTCGATGGTGGCGAGGAAGTCGGGGTCGGCGAGGTGCGGATCTGGTGGCGGTGAAGGGCGACGCGGGTGCCGGTGGCCTTCGGGCCTCCACCGGGTCTGGCTGGCGACGGGAGTGGTGGAGATGGACGACGTGGTGGCAGACTTCCCGTCGGCCTCGCGCTCCCTCGATCGGTAGGGTTATCGGAGGGGCTTGTGGCGACGGTGAATCTCGTGTCGCGTGCCTAAGCCCTCCTCCTGTTCTATATATATAGCGCGGGCAACAAGGGCCCACTAGCCATATGGGCTGGACACCCCCGAGCAGGGTGCGTTCAAGAGGCACGCCCCGATCTTTGGATCGGGCCTTGGAGATCAACTCCAACATTCCCCCCTTGATCTCTCATTGTTCTTATTCTTGTTCTGTATCTGAGTTGGTCCATCTCATAGCAGATCAGTGTATAGGGCGTGCCTCGTCATGACAGTTATTACCgtcagattaacagccacaatcacCTTTCTCATCTGAAACGGAGTCTTTGTTCAGGAATCACatgctttcccttaaacccatacCGGCTAAGTGTTCTCTGAACACTTTGAGTGGTAGGCCTTTTGTATGCGGATCCACTAATATCTTGTTCGTTCTGATATGTTCTAGACAAATTGTTTAATCCTAGACTTGCTCCTTAACAATATAAAACTTGATgtcgatgtgtttggcagcaccactcgacttgttgttatgagcataaaacactgcAGGCTCATTGTTGCGGTATAATTTTAGTGGTCTTTCTATGCTGTCTACCACTTTCAATCCGGTACAAATTTTTTTGGCCATATGACCTGCCcggaggcctcataacatgccacaaattcatcATACATCGTGGAGGATGTTGTAACTGACTGTTTgtagcttttccacgatattgCTCCTTTTGTAAGAGTGAAGATGTATCCAGACGTGGATTTTCTATCATCTACATCTCCTGCAAAATCTGAATAaccttctatttctaaagtgtctgattttctgtatgttagcatga
The nucleotide sequence above comes from Panicum virgatum strain AP13 chromosome 3K, P.virgatum_v5, whole genome shotgun sequence. Encoded proteins:
- the LOC120700754 gene encoding uncharacterized protein LOC120700754, encoding MEAAATVPLIVVVGLLGVTSAVLGFIAEAKKLTPDDIHVSGRDCVYPANAAHALAVGAMLLLAVAQVVASVAGGCCGCCRPAGGGASKKSTRRVVGVVASVLSWIMAVIAGVFYWRGAELNAPGTRGATFAGSFYEKCLVIRGGVFVRAAVLSLVATSLAIKSCVLLRAPAVEGGAGEPKPDGQNPPETGVAVGLPQWPAQGYGQAPYPQPAAQGYDQARV